From a region of the Deinococcus aestuarii genome:
- the smpB gene encoding SsrA-binding protein SmpB, with product MPRVYTNRRAHHEYELLDRFEAGISLTGSEVKSVRAGGVDFRDAFARVVSGNVELEGLYIPPYTEATYNNHEPRRTRRLLLHREEIGKLRRSLDQKGLTLVPTRLYPKGRVFKVELALARGKQLHDKRRAEAEKTLRRELREL from the coding sequence ATGCCCCGCGTGTACACGAACCGCCGCGCGCACCACGAATATGAGCTGCTTGACCGCTTCGAGGCGGGCATCAGCCTGACGGGCAGCGAGGTCAAGAGCGTGCGCGCGGGCGGGGTGGACTTCCGCGACGCCTTCGCCCGGGTGGTCAGCGGCAACGTCGAACTCGAAGGCCTCTATATCCCCCCCTACACGGAAGCCACCTACAACAACCACGAGCCCCGCCGCACCCGCCGCCTGCTGCTCCACCGCGAGGAGATCGGCAAGCTGCGCCGCTCTCTCGACCAGAAGGGCCTGACCCTGGTGCCCACCCGGCTGTACCCCAAGGGCCGGGTCTTCAAGGTGGAACTCGCCCTCGCGCGGGGCAAGCAGCTCCACGACAAGCGGCGCGCGGAGGCGGAAAAGACCCTGCGCCGGGAGCTGCGCGAGCTGTGA
- a CDS encoding AAA family ATPase has protein sequence MLHSLILQGFKSFADRTRLEFGPGVSAVIGPNGSGKSNVVEALRWATHGARARELRAGRGTELIFHGSGGKAPLGLAEVQIELQTPEGRVNVTRRVYRDGTGEQELNGRPVRARDVQGALRGTGLGPGGLAVIGQGEVSGVVGAEGRTLLGYVQEAAGLSRAVSARQETEARLREADGHLEQLRLVQAERAAQVGRLARAAEAARTHRALTLRVLTLEDALRRERQASLGREITQARTEADALTARSAVLAAGVQAAAARVDAARDAVGEARARQEAFAGALDALRAARDAHAQAERYAGHLRAEAERLRADLAALPQSPPSGDAPDLPALEAAVTAARSAAETAERRARTLDADLTRARAAAARAAEAAARVDASRTTLGAELERAEGNLETALESLGAARERVEAATHARQRAEEAYAALAGRRSDAQAHERHLGGELARLHASVAPLRRERERLEGSLNSYARYGEGARNALRLDHPGIVGSVADLLTVPAEYETAVTAALGRRLEQIVVQSGEDARAIIGELKRVGGRATFLPLDLIRARPRRDGLLLREPGVIGNLADLCGADPPLVGEATLADTLVVEDLRAANRIARAHQGRPRLVTLEGELLEAGGAITGGRLRDAGFSVLADQRRFGEIDAELEETDRQTARLQAELKKVQATLAEEGAHDALLAARERAAREEREAERRVTELEAQARSLGANRDRLLARVSAESSPPPLADPLAGPAELEASLLGARTQAEGQRARERGALEALALARELDAAWRTFRTARTRAADLRGRLDANAEATQAQGAHLSTAAAEVQRREAALGTLDEHELARAEREREAAAQAYTSVIGEQNRVRARLEDLRLLIARREGSLEPLPDGCSPPGTPREWTAELSRARADLEALGPVNARAEADHAAESAELERLSNELNDASEAAAELRAHLAELEEAEGLATRAAFDRVNAAFREYSAELLGGQGDLEPEWGESGRLTGLRLAVQPKGKRTRSMSLLSAGERTMAGLGFLFALNHAGGEGSAGGLPLAVLDEVDAPLDEANIRRFTAFLERFSARGAQFLLVTHQKATMEVAHALWGVTTDQTGASRVLSIRQAEEAVGGRH, from the coding sequence ATGCTCCACAGCCTCATCCTGCAAGGGTTCAAGAGTTTCGCCGACCGCACCCGCCTGGAATTCGGTCCCGGCGTGTCCGCCGTCATCGGCCCGAACGGCAGCGGCAAGAGCAACGTGGTGGAGGCGCTGCGCTGGGCGACCCACGGGGCCCGGGCGCGCGAGCTGCGGGCCGGGCGCGGCACCGAGCTGATCTTTCACGGCAGCGGCGGCAAGGCCCCGCTCGGACTCGCCGAGGTGCAGATCGAGTTGCAGACCCCGGAGGGCCGCGTCAACGTCACCCGCCGGGTGTACCGCGACGGCACGGGCGAACAGGAGCTCAACGGCCGCCCCGTCCGCGCCCGCGACGTGCAGGGGGCGCTGCGCGGCACGGGTCTGGGGCCGGGCGGTCTCGCCGTCATCGGGCAGGGCGAGGTGAGCGGCGTGGTGGGGGCGGAGGGACGCACCCTGCTGGGCTACGTGCAGGAGGCCGCCGGGCTGTCGCGCGCCGTCTCGGCCCGGCAGGAGACCGAGGCGCGGCTGCGCGAGGCGGACGGGCACCTGGAGCAACTGCGGCTGGTACAGGCGGAACGGGCGGCGCAGGTGGGGCGTCTGGCCCGTGCCGCCGAAGCTGCCCGCACCCACCGCGCCCTGACCCTGCGGGTCCTCACCCTGGAGGACGCCCTGAGACGCGAGCGGCAGGCCTCGCTCGGGCGGGAAATCACCCAGGCGCGGACCGAGGCCGACGCCCTCACCGCCCGCAGCGCCGTCCTCGCCGCCGGGGTGCAGGCCGCCGCCGCCCGGGTGGACGCCGCCCGCGACGCGGTGGGGGAGGCCCGGGCGAGGCAGGAAGCCTTCGCCGGAGCCCTCGACGCCCTGCGCGCCGCGCGGGACGCCCACGCCCAGGCGGAGCGGTACGCGGGCCACCTGCGCGCCGAGGCCGAGCGGTTGCGGGCCGACCTCGCCGCCCTGCCCCAGAGCCCGCCCTCGGGGGACGCGCCCGACCTCCCTGCCCTGGAGGCCGCCGTCACCGCCGCCCGCAGCGCCGCCGAGACCGCCGAGCGCCGCGCCCGCACCCTCGACGCCGACCTCACCCGCGCCCGCGCCGCCGCCGCCCGCGCCGCCGAGGCCGCCGCCCGGGTGGACGCCAGCCGCACGACCCTGGGGGCCGAGCTGGAGCGTGCCGAGGGGAATCTGGAGACGGCGCTGGAGTCGCTGGGCGCCGCCCGCGAACGTGTGGAGGCGGCCACCCACGCCCGCCAGCGTGCCGAGGAGGCGTACGCGGCGCTGGCGGGCCGCCGTTCGGACGCCCAGGCCCACGAGCGCCACCTGGGCGGCGAACTCGCCCGTCTCCATGCGAGTGTCGCCCCCCTGCGCCGGGAGCGCGAGCGGCTGGAGGGGAGCCTGAATTCCTACGCCCGCTACGGCGAGGGCGCCCGCAACGCCCTGCGGCTGGATCACCCCGGCATCGTCGGTTCCGTCGCCGACCTCCTGACCGTTCCCGCCGAGTACGAGACCGCCGTCACCGCCGCGCTGGGGCGCCGCCTGGAGCAGATCGTCGTGCAAAGCGGCGAGGACGCCCGCGCCATCATCGGGGAACTCAAGCGGGTGGGGGGCCGGGCGACCTTCCTCCCCCTCGACCTGATCCGCGCCCGGCCCCGCCGCGACGGTCTCCTCCTGCGCGAGCCCGGCGTGATCGGCAACCTCGCCGACCTGTGCGGGGCGGACCCGCCCCTGGTGGGCGAGGCGACCTTGGCCGACACCCTCGTCGTGGAGGACCTGCGCGCCGCGAACCGGATCGCCCGCGCGCACCAGGGCCGCCCGCGCCTCGTCACGCTGGAGGGGGAGTTGCTGGAAGCGGGCGGCGCGATCACCGGGGGACGGCTGCGCGACGCGGGGTTCAGCGTCCTCGCCGACCAGCGCCGCTTTGGGGAGATCGACGCGGAGCTGGAGGAGACGGACCGGCAGACCGCCCGCCTCCAGGCCGAGTTGAAAAAGGTCCAGGCCACCCTCGCCGAGGAGGGCGCGCACGACGCCCTCCTCGCCGCCCGCGAACGTGCCGCTCGGGAGGAACGGGAGGCCGAGCGCCGGGTGACCGAACTGGAGGCGCAGGCCCGCAGCCTGGGGGCCAACCGGGACCGCCTGCTCGCCCGCGTGAGCGCCGAATCGTCCCCCCCACCCCTCGCCGACCCGCTCGCGGGCCCCGCCGAACTCGAAGCCTCCCTCCTCGGGGCCCGCACCCAGGCCGAGGGGCAGCGGGCCCGCGAGCGGGGGGCCCTGGAAGCCCTCGCGCTCGCCCGCGAACTCGACGCGGCGTGGCGCACCTTCCGCACCGCGCGCACCCGCGCCGCCGATCTGCGGGGGAGACTGGACGCGAACGCCGAGGCGACCCAGGCCCAGGGGGCTCACCTGTCCACTGCCGCCGCCGAGGTCCAGAGGCGCGAGGCGGCCCTGGGCACCCTGGACGAGCACGAGTTGGCCCGCGCCGAGCGGGAAAGGGAGGCGGCGGCCCAGGCCTACACCTCGGTCATCGGCGAGCAGAACAGGGTCCGTGCCCGCCTCGAAGACCTCCGGCTCCTGATCGCCCGCCGCGAGGGCAGCCTCGAACCCCTGCCCGACGGGTGCAGCCCGCCCGGCACCCCGCGCGAGTGGACGGCGGAGCTCAGCCGCGCCCGCGCCGACCTCGAAGCCCTGGGCCCCGTCAACGCCCGCGCCGAGGCCGACCACGCGGCGGAGAGCGCCGAGCTGGAACGCCTCAGCAACGAGCTCAACGACGCTTCGGAGGCCGCCGCCGAACTGCGCGCCCACCTCGCCGAGCTGGAGGAGGCCGAGGGCCTCGCCACCCGCGCCGCCTTCGACCGGGTGAACGCCGCCTTCCGCGAGTATTCCGCCGAACTCCTGGGCGGCCAGGGCGACCTCGAACCCGAGTGGGGCGAGTCGGGACGCCTGACGGGCCTGCGCCTCGCCGTGCAGCCGAAGGGCAAGCGCACCCGCTCGATGAGCCTGCTCTCGGCGGGCGAGCGGACGATGGCGGGCCTGGGCTTCCTCTTCGCGCTGAACCACGCGGGCGGAGAAGGGAGTGCGGGTGGTCTTCCCCTCGCCGTGCTGGACGAGGTGGACGCTCCGCTGGACGAGGCCAACATCCGCCGCTTCACCGCCTTCCTCGAACGCTTTTCCGCGCGCGGCGCCCAGTTCCTGCTCGTCACCCACCAGAAGGCGACGATGGAGGTGGCCCACGCGCTGTGGGGCGTGACGACGGACCAGACGGGGGCGAGCCGCGTGCTGAGCATCCGGCAGGCGGAGGAGGCGGTGGGGGGGAGGCACTGA
- a CDS encoding Uma2 family endonuclease, producing MSDPAFRRMSVEEYLRTEPDSPVKREYVNGFVYPLHGQAGVSDGHDSIVVNVLLAVGPLARKVGCRAYTADMRVRSADGLSYFYPDTTVTCEPREDGAYFKVAPCILVEVLSRSTAHNDRNAKYHAYTALPSLQTYLIAEQTERRVYVYQREGGRWTVTEYAGSGLIPLPCLGAELSLDDIYDGVL from the coding sequence ATGAGTGACCCCGCCTTCCGGCGCATGAGCGTGGAGGAGTACCTCCGCACTGAGCCCGACAGCCCGGTCAAGCGGGAGTATGTGAATGGGTTCGTGTACCCGCTCCACGGGCAAGCTGGAGTAAGCGACGGCCATGACAGCATCGTTGTCAATGTGCTTCTGGCCGTCGGTCCACTTGCCCGGAAGGTGGGGTGCCGTGCCTACACCGCCGATATGCGCGTGCGCTCCGCCGACGGCCTCTCCTACTTCTACCCGGACACGACCGTCACCTGTGAACCGCGTGAAGATGGGGCGTATTTCAAGGTTGCGCCCTGCATCCTCGTCGAGGTGCTGTCCAGAAGCACAGCCCACAACGATAGGAACGCCAAATACCACGCCTACACCGCGCTGCCTTCCCTCCAGACCTACCTGATCGCCGAGCAGACCGAACGCCGGGTGTACGTCTATCAGCGTGAGGGCGGGCGTTGGACCGTGACGGAGTACGCGGGGAGCGGGCTCATTCCCCTGCCCTGTCTGGGTGCCGAACTTTCCCTCGACGACATCTACGACGGCGTGCTCTGA
- a CDS encoding AAA family ATPase, with protein MRPLHLELQGFTAFRQHVSLEFGDLELFALVGPTGSGKSSLLDAMTFALYGSTPRLGERGLDALISQGERGLSVSLTFEVGEEVYRVARSRGRRQAENEVRLERKEGDRWVGLSDGGTKGINDRIRRVVGLDFRTFSRSVLLPQGEFSRLLHGTGKERQALLGELMGLDHVKAMHTFAGDRAKELKHRSASLHALLEGEYAGATPEAVSALRAEREAVDGEIERLAEGRERLQGQVNRLRALEGVWTAREDAARRLSTLEARAEGVREGAKRAERARRVAGVLPLLDAAERARIAAGREAGELERAMQAEETARRAVETADRSLQAAQDAEERIPDLETRADALREAEADVARLKRAGGTPQTTHASPLPWDEDAHHAAREAAQKLDTLRRERVQLETEKAGLTAQKARLTADEQLQADQTLEWGRVEREGKSAKADLDAANAELEAARREAGLSAYRAHLHLGEPCPLCEGTVRTLPEAPSVNLEALEGRVKALDRTLTDRRTRYLELKAELAARKKTIEAKRAEVADWEEALKQREADLRQLEANISGDPHDLALRLLSGLARRVRAAGADPARERQRLLTEVKTIRTRLSEAQSALARAQSAHAAAQATLTSARGAADARAREAGEAQAALDAALASLNLTAAQARAAGLPEADIAALEGAARTHAAQVEQLRARLAELERQLGVEPFDPANLRQAERDLTATDAALNNARQRAGSLAEQERGARERLRRRGEIEREAKEVSHGLDTWQTLANTLRANEFQQYLLAEVEARLLTGAGTLLFDISDGRYRLALEDGEYVVQDLWNAGETRAVKTLSGGETFLASLSLAIALSDYLAGNKILGALFLDEGFGTLDPQALEAVANALENLRTQGRMVGVVTHVESLSERLPSRLIVTKSVAGSSVQRLDG; from the coding sequence GTGAGGCCCCTTCACCTCGAACTTCAGGGCTTCACCGCCTTCCGGCAGCACGTCTCTCTGGAATTCGGCGACCTCGAACTCTTCGCGCTCGTGGGACCCACGGGAAGCGGCAAGAGCAGCCTGCTCGACGCGATGACCTTCGCCCTGTACGGCAGCACGCCGAGGCTCGGGGAACGTGGGCTCGACGCGCTGATCTCACAGGGGGAGCGCGGGCTCTCGGTCAGCCTCACCTTCGAGGTGGGCGAGGAGGTGTACCGGGTGGCCCGGTCACGCGGCAGACGCCAGGCCGAGAACGAGGTGCGTCTGGAGCGGAAAGAGGGCGACCGCTGGGTGGGCCTGAGCGACGGGGGCACCAAGGGGATCAACGACCGCATCCGCCGGGTCGTGGGGCTCGACTTCCGCACCTTCTCGCGCTCGGTGCTGCTGCCGCAGGGCGAGTTCTCCCGGCTGCTGCACGGCACGGGCAAGGAACGGCAGGCCCTCCTGGGCGAGCTGATGGGCCTCGACCACGTGAAGGCCATGCACACCTTCGCGGGCGACCGGGCGAAGGAACTCAAGCACCGCTCGGCGAGCCTCCACGCCCTGCTGGAGGGGGAGTACGCAGGCGCGACCCCCGAGGCGGTGTCTGCCCTCCGCGCCGAGCGGGAAGCCGTGGACGGCGAGATCGAGCGGCTGGCGGAGGGGCGAGAGCGGTTGCAGGGCCAGGTCAACCGCCTGCGGGCCCTGGAGGGTGTCTGGACCGCCCGCGAGGACGCCGCCCGCAGGCTCAGCACCCTGGAGGCGCGGGCCGAGGGCGTGCGTGAGGGCGCCAAGCGGGCCGAGCGGGCGCGGCGGGTGGCGGGGGTGCTTCCCCTCCTCGACGCGGCGGAACGGGCACGGATCGCGGCGGGGCGCGAGGCGGGCGAGCTGGAGCGAGCGATGCAGGCGGAGGAGACGGCCCGGCGTGCGGTGGAGACCGCCGACCGGAGTTTGCAAGCCGCACAGGATGCCGAGGAACGCATCCCCGACCTCGAAACCCGCGCCGACGCCCTGCGCGAGGCCGAAGCCGATGTGGCGCGGCTCAAGCGGGCGGGCGGCACGCCCCAGACCACCCATGCCTCTCCCCTGCCCTGGGACGAGGACGCCCACCATGCGGCGAGGGAGGCGGCCCAGAAGCTCGACACCCTGCGCCGCGAGCGGGTGCAACTGGAGACGGAGAAAGCGGGTCTGACGGCCCAGAAGGCCCGCCTCACCGCCGATGAGCAGCTCCAGGCCGACCAGACGCTCGAATGGGGCCGGGTAGAGCGCGAGGGCAAGAGCGCGAAGGCCGACCTCGACGCCGCGAACGCGGAACTGGAGGCGGCCAGGCGGGAAGCAGGGCTCTCGGCGTACCGCGCCCACCTCCACCTCGGCGAGCCGTGTCCGCTGTGCGAGGGGACCGTGCGGACACTGCCCGAGGCGCCGAGCGTGAATCTGGAGGCGCTGGAGGGGCGCGTGAAGGCCCTCGACCGCACGCTGACCGACCGCCGCACCCGTTACCTCGAACTCAAGGCCGAACTCGCCGCCCGCAAGAAGACCATCGAGGCCAAACGCGCCGAGGTCGCCGACTGGGAGGAGGCGCTGAAACAGCGCGAGGCCGACCTGCGCCAGCTTGAGGCCAACATCTCTGGCGACCCGCACGACCTCGCCCTGCGGCTGCTCTCGGGTCTGGCACGGCGGGTGAGGGCGGCGGGGGCCGATCCGGCACGGGAACGGCAACGGCTCCTTACCGAGGTCAAGACGATTCGCACCCGTCTGAGCGAGGCGCAATCCGCCCTGGCCCGTGCCCAGAGTGCCCACGCGGCGGCACAGGCGACCCTGACCTCCGCCCGCGGTGCCGCCGACGCCCGCGCCCGGGAGGCTGGGGAGGCCCAGGCCGCCCTCGACGCCGCCCTCGCCAGCTTGAACCTCACCGCCGCCCAGGCCCGTGCCGCCGGGCTCCCCGAGGCCGATATTGCCGCGCTGGAGGGGGCCGCGCGGACACACGCCGCTCAAGTCGAGCAACTGCGGGCCCGCCTCGCCGAACTCGAACGGCAGCTCGGGGTGGAGCCCTTCGACCCGGCGAACTTGCGGCAGGCCGAGCGCGACCTCACGGCCACCGACGCGGCCCTCAACAACGCCCGCCAGCGCGCGGGGAGCCTCGCCGAGCAGGAACGGGGCGCCCGCGAGCGGCTGCGGCGCCGGGGCGAGATCGAGCGGGAGGCGAAGGAGGTCTCCCACGGGCTCGACACCTGGCAGACCCTGGCGAACACCCTGCGGGCGAACGAGTTCCAGCAGTATCTCCTCGCCGAGGTCGAGGCGCGGCTTCTCACCGGGGCGGGCACCCTTCTCTTCGACATCAGCGACGGGCGCTACCGCCTCGCGCTGGAGGACGGCGAGTACGTCGTGCAGGACCTGTGGAACGCGGGCGAGACACGGGCGGTCAAGACCTTATCGGGCGGCGAGACCTTCCTCGCCAGCCTCTCGCTCGCCATCGCCTTGAGCGACTACCTCGCCGGGAACAAGATTCTGGGCGCCCTCTTCCTCGACGAGGGCTTCGGCACCCTCGACCCGCAGGCGCTGGAGGCGGTGGCGAATGCGCTGGAGAACCTGCGCACGCAGGGCCGTATGGTGGGCGTGGTGACCCACGTGGAGAGCCTGTCCGAGAGGCTGCCCAGCCGCCTGATCGTCACGAAGAGCGTGGCAGGAAGTAGCGTGCAGCGGCTGGACGGGTGA
- a CDS encoding metallophosphoesterase family protein, with protein sequence MRVLHTADFHAGRNLRGLDRTPEVHGALVEIAGLARSEKADAVLVSGDLFDTVNPSAEAEAAVFDFFLRLRDAGIPAVVIAGNHDSAARLHGLAGLLGWVGVQLVAQPTANPTDMIRTLETRGGETLTVGALPFLSERRLVKAADVMGGDVGAWRQKYREGMSFFLRRLAGGFQPGSVNMLMLHATMDGAVPSGSERTMQFDLTNAYTLSPLQLPPGAQYVALGHVHKPQAASEMPLAHYPGSVIQLDFGEGGEKKHVNLVEVEAGRPARVTPIPLASGRELRTVKVDLEHVEARLGKLADFGGLVKVVVRAPSGTAMPGLKDRVLRMVPNTLAVELEAVQDDLALPELKREGLSLTELYERFHQERRGELPGDLRAAFKEADEGARGDEQEERAEGVK encoded by the coding sequence ATGCGCGTACTTCACACGGCGGACTTCCACGCCGGGCGGAATCTGAGGGGCCTCGACCGGACGCCGGAGGTGCACGGGGCGCTGGTGGAGATCGCGGGGCTGGCCCGCAGCGAGAAAGCCGACGCGGTGCTGGTGTCCGGCGACCTCTTCGACACGGTGAACCCGTCGGCGGAGGCGGAGGCGGCGGTCTTCGACTTCTTCCTGCGGCTGCGGGACGCGGGGATTCCGGCGGTCGTCATCGCGGGGAACCACGACTCCGCCGCCCGGCTGCACGGGCTGGCGGGCTTGCTGGGGTGGGTGGGCGTGCAACTCGTCGCCCAGCCGACGGCCAACCCCACCGACATGATCCGCACCCTGGAGACGAGGGGGGGCGAGACGCTGACGGTGGGGGCGCTGCCCTTCCTGTCCGAGCGGCGGCTGGTGAAGGCGGCGGACGTGATGGGCGGCGACGTGGGCGCGTGGCGGCAGAAGTACCGCGAGGGGATGAGCTTTTTCCTGCGGCGACTGGCGGGGGGCTTCCAGCCCGGCAGCGTGAATATGCTGATGCTCCACGCCACGATGGACGGCGCCGTGCCCAGCGGCTCCGAGCGCACCATGCAGTTCGACCTCACGAACGCCTACACCCTCTCGCCGCTGCAACTGCCGCCGGGGGCGCAGTACGTGGCGCTGGGGCACGTCCACAAGCCGCAGGCCGCCTCGGAGATGCCGCTCGCGCACTACCCGGGCTCGGTCATCCAGCTCGACTTCGGGGAGGGCGGCGAGAAGAAGCACGTCAACCTCGTGGAGGTGGAGGCCGGGCGCCCCGCCCGCGTGACCCCGATTCCCCTGGCGAGCGGGCGCGAGTTGCGGACGGTGAAGGTAGACCTGGAACATGTGGAGGCACGGCTGGGCAAGCTCGCGGACTTCGGCGGGCTGGTCAAGGTCGTTGTCCGGGCCCCCTCGGGGACGGCGATGCCGGGGCTCAAGGACCGGGTGCTGCGGATGGTGCCCAATACGCTCGCCGTCGAACTCGAAGCGGTGCAAGACGACCTCGCCCTCCCGGAGCTGAAGCGTGAGGGGCTGAGCCTGACGGAGCTGTACGAGCGGTTTCACCAGGAGCGCCGGGGCGAGTTGCCCGGCGACCTGCGCGCCGCTTTCAAGGAGGCCGACGAGGGGGCGCGGGGCGACGAGCAGGAGGAACGGGCGGAGGGGGTGAAGTGA
- a CDS encoding GerMN domain-containing protein: MRRLFSLFNVVSVALLGAAAYAYQEVQRPPETPRAPALELAEKRGVQVKVYFTDPQVQTFKPETRTVQVLQENPGAVAQAAVNAWANGPTASGALAVVPKGTPAPRVWLRGGHYYVNLPAAYQGLKYGTSGERMLLCTLARTLLETRGQDVTFLVNGQNADTLGHLDLREPYTRQDCADS, from the coding sequence GTGAGGCGGCTGTTTTCCCTGTTCAACGTGGTGAGCGTCGCGCTGCTCGGCGCCGCCGCCTACGCCTACCAGGAGGTGCAGCGGCCCCCCGAGACGCCGCGCGCCCCGGCCTTAGAACTCGCCGAGAAGCGGGGCGTGCAGGTCAAGGTCTACTTCACCGACCCGCAGGTCCAGACGTTCAAGCCCGAGACGCGCACCGTGCAGGTGCTTCAGGAAAACCCGGGCGCCGTCGCGCAGGCGGCCGTCAACGCCTGGGCGAACGGGCCCACCGCCTCCGGGGCGCTGGCCGTCGTGCCGAAGGGCACCCCCGCCCCGCGCGTGTGGCTGCGCGGGGGGCACTACTACGTCAACCTGCCCGCCGCCTACCAGGGGCTCAAGTACGGCACGAGCGGCGAGCGCATGCTGCTGTGTACCCTCGCCCGCACGCTGCTCGAAACCCGCGGCCAGGACGTGACCTTTCTGGTGAACGGTCAGAACGCCGACACGCTCGGCCACCTCGACCTGCGCGAGCCCTACACCCGGCAGGACTGCGCGGACTCGTGA
- a CDS encoding N-acetylmuramoyl-L-alanine amidase, translating to MSGREKRFLGRFSGPLLLSAALLGAGLAGAQITFNRLNLVGTQVQSIDLYGAEYASEQVLSGVMRVTQEEVENAGTIVRVEAFGHTLLLPLDEDQGRATTDFNTVQLDTERVQARTATLVNGNVYLPLDTLARGLGASYETGTFKITPATLQGVSSRAGADSDRLVLDLTRDTAVTDELRGTTVTVTLRGVKGEARRYTTRGAFVPGAEVARRGDDLTLSFTLPQGSGYRVYRVVRPGGARLVVDVGPGVPRTTPALLDRITRPLIVLDPARVTGLGRDVTLEVARRAAALLNEAGWQVKVTRDAGSALGLNQKLALARRSDVYLALDLGRFPGSPRGGVTVYEPAGRAASQYVNAVRGGAQPPYGNLAVGGPGGTRRLSELLRGELRGGGVTAGQQNVRRALMLGEAPQAALLLELGWSGNAGDRANLGVDERLQAMSVAVARSVATYLTARASNAGRATPAGGARQ from the coding sequence GTGAGCGGGCGGGAGAAACGCTTCCTGGGCCGCTTCTCCGGGCCCCTGCTGCTGTCGGCGGCCCTGCTCGGCGCGGGGCTGGCGGGCGCGCAGATCACCTTCAACCGGCTCAATCTGGTTGGAACTCAGGTCCAGAGCATCGACCTCTACGGCGCCGAGTACGCCAGCGAGCAGGTGCTGAGCGGCGTGATGCGGGTCACCCAGGAGGAGGTGGAGAACGCGGGCACCATCGTCCGCGTCGAGGCTTTCGGGCACACCCTCCTGCTGCCGCTCGACGAGGACCAGGGGCGGGCCACGACCGACTTCAACACCGTGCAGCTCGACACCGAGCGGGTGCAGGCCCGCACCGCCACGCTAGTGAACGGCAACGTCTACCTGCCCCTCGACACCCTGGCGCGGGGCCTGGGCGCCAGCTACGAGACGGGGACCTTCAAGATCACGCCCGCCACCCTCCAGGGGGTGAGCAGCCGCGCGGGGGCGGACAGCGACCGCCTCGTCCTCGATCTCACCCGGGACACGGCCGTCACCGACGAGCTGCGCGGCACGACCGTCACCGTCACCCTGCGGGGCGTGAAAGGGGAGGCGCGGCGCTACACCACCCGGGGCGCGTTCGTGCCGGGCGCGGAGGTGGCCCGCCGGGGCGACGACCTGACGTTGAGCTTCACCCTGCCGCAGGGGAGCGGGTACCGCGTCTACCGGGTGGTCCGGCCCGGCGGCGCGCGGCTGGTGGTGGACGTGGGGCCGGGGGTGCCGCGCACGACGCCCGCCCTGCTCGACCGCATCACCCGCCCCCTGATCGTGCTCGACCCCGCGCGGGTGACGGGCCTGGGCCGCGACGTGACGCTGGAGGTGGCCCGCCGCGCCGCCGCCCTCCTCAACGAGGCGGGGTGGCAGGTCAAGGTGACGCGCGACGCGGGGTCCGCCCTGGGGCTGAACCAGAAGCTCGCCCTGGCCCGGCGCAGCGACGTGTACCTCGCGCTCGACCTGGGTCGCTTCCCGGGCTCGCCGCGCGGCGGCGTGACCGTGTACGAGCCCGCGGGCCGCGCGGCCTCGCAGTACGTGAACGCGGTGCGCGGCGGCGCGCAGCCTCCCTACGGCAACCTCGCGGTGGGCGGGCCGGGGGGCACCCGGCGCCTCTCGGAACTGCTGCGCGGCGAGCTGCGCGGCGGCGGGGTGACGGCGGGGCAGCAAAACGTCCGCCGGGCCCTGATGCTCGGCGAGGCCCCGCAGGCCGCCCTGCTCCTCGAACTCGGCTGGTCGGGGAACGCCGGGGACCGCGCGAACCTGGGGGTGGACGAGCGGCTCCAGGCGATGTCGGTGGCGGTGGCGCGCTCGGTGGCGACGTACCTGACGGCGCGCGCGTCGAATGCCGGGCGGGCGACCCCGGCGGGCGGGGCACGGCAGTGA
- a CDS encoding NUDIX hydrolase, whose amino-acid sequence MTFSEETTWEGRPVRVTWLPGYRPQPHDSVTQVSGLCFTGDGHIVLVSQDGNTWSLPGGKPEGDETWEETLRREVAEEACAEVLDCRLLGAQRVEGLTPEPYDQLRFRARVGLHPFRPAFETRYRKVFAVEDYARVLPWGAGAIGQALLRQALDP is encoded by the coding sequence GTGACGTTCAGCGAGGAGACGACCTGGGAGGGCCGACCTGTTCGCGTAACGTGGCTGCCTGGCTACCGGCCACAGCCGCATGACAGCGTGACGCAGGTGAGCGGCCTGTGCTTTACCGGAGACGGTCACATCGTTCTGGTCTCGCAGGACGGGAACACGTGGAGCCTTCCGGGGGGCAAACCCGAGGGAGACGAGACGTGGGAGGAGACGCTGCGGCGCGAGGTCGCGGAGGAGGCGTGCGCCGAGGTGCTGGACTGCCGACTTCTGGGAGCACAGCGGGTCGAGGGATTGACGCCTGAGCCCTATGACCAGCTCCGCTTCCGGGCGCGGGTCGGCCTGCATCCCTTCCGCCCGGCGTTCGAGACGCGGTACCGAAAAGTCTTTGCTGTCGAGGACTACGCCCGCGTCCTCCCGTGGGGTGCAGGCGCCATCGGGCAGGCGCTGTTGAGACAGGCGCTCGACCCGTAA